The following proteins are encoded in a genomic region of Thunnus maccoyii chromosome 8, fThuMac1.1, whole genome shotgun sequence:
- the LOC121901429 gene encoding uncharacterized protein LOC121901429: protein MMIVLLLLGACVCLGVTDDFSSVRYRLTDSSDVIQKDVCYGGTSQFRLLFFYGRMYFTPSKTGGSRKLVMEKGKVKDPRFKSSPYSVTLTKLTERDDGTFSVSIAGERPFDIVKLNILECAEQVVRSYKAMYSFNVPREAEFLEFTPILSVDQPRVLWNRTDPQTNMGGRGHVKHNVWEISELTQADNGLYNFRKKDKTLLSRIKLIVKANRRSYELSPGERLDFTFDLEPNSCNIYFISESDLNLREFETEIVRQGRLERKGLDEVDCVGFQLSKPCGILIDSFQRSCVGRFEVRDQNGNMALVVSLKMKPNRRSYELSPGERLDFTFDLEPNSCNIYFISESDLNLKEFETEIVRQGRLQRKGSDEVNCDGFQLSKPCGILIESLQSSCGGCFEVIDQHGNKALVVSLKMKRRVNHKTKKTIRVLTVCHCSHRWPG, encoded by the exons ATGATGATAGTGTTGCTGTTGCTGGGGgcctgtgtttgtttgg GTGTTACTGACGATTTTAGCTCTGTCCGGTATCGCCTAACAG ATTCATCTGATGTTATTCAGAAAGACGTGTGCTATGGAGGAACTTCACAATTTAggcttttatttttctatggACGGATGTACTTCACTCCAAGTAAGACAGGCGGATCCAGGAAGCTAGTAATGGAAAAGGGGAAG GTGAAGGACCCACGCTTCAAGTCTTCTCCTTACTCAGTTACTTTGACAAAATTGACAGAAAGAGATGATGGAACTTTTTCAGTCTCAATTGCTGGTGAAAGACCATTTGATATCGTCAAACTAAACATTTTGG agTGTGCTGAACAAGTGGTGAGGTCTTACAAGGCTATGTACTCCTTCAATGTTCCTAGAGAGGCTGAATTCCTGGAGTTCACTCCTATCCTCAGTGTGGACCAGCCAAGAGTCCTGTGGAATCGCACAGACCCTCAGACCAATATGGGAGGCAGAGGACATGTGAAGCATAATGTCTGGGAGATTTCCGAACTCACTCAGGCAGACAATGGCCTCTACAACTTcaggaaaaaagacaagactTTGCTATCAAGGATAAAGCTCATAGTAAAAG CAAACAGAAGGTCCTATGAACTGAGTCCTGGAGAAAGGCTTGACTTCACTTTTGATCTGGAACCGAACTCCTGCAACATTTACTTCATCTCAGAAAGTGACCTCAACCTGAGAGAGTTTGAGACTGAGATAGTTCGTCAAGGCAGGCTAGAGAGGAAGGGCTTGGATGAAGTTGATTGTGTTGGGTTTCAGCTGTCAAAGCCATGTGGgattttgattgacagcttcCAAAGGTCATGTGTTGGACGTTTTGAGGTCAGAGATCAGAATGGCAACATGGCCTTGGTGGTGTCATTGAAAATGAAGC CAAACAGAAGGTCCTATGAACTGAGTCCTGGAGAAAGGCTTGACTTCACTTTTGATCTGGAACCGAACTCCTGCAACATTTACTTCATCTCAGAAAGTGACCTCAACCTGAAAGAGTTTGAGACTGAGATAGTTCGTCAAGGAAGGCTGCAGAGGAAGGGTTCGGATGAAGTTAATTGCGATGGGTTTCAGCTGTCAAAGCCATGTGGGATTTTGATTGAGAGCCTCCAAAGTTCATGTGGTGGATGCTTCGAGGTCATAGATCAGCATGGCAACAAGGCCTTGGTGGTGTCACTGAAAATGAAGCGTAGGGTAAACCACAAGACAAAGAAGACCATCCGAG TGCTGACTGTGTGTCACTGCAGTCATCGATGGCCTGGGTGA